From uncultured Roseateles sp., the proteins below share one genomic window:
- a CDS encoding HPr-rel-A system PqqD family peptide chaperone has product MARQPLGETIWRTDDCAQDCIRYWDDEAGAVYYSARSGDTHLIDMLAVELHHLLRLRPMTERQLLEALADAVEPGHDIEAASHLHENLVRLQGIGLLIESID; this is encoded by the coding sequence GTGGCACGCCAGCCTTTGGGCGAGACCATTTGGCGCACAGACGATTGTGCACAGGATTGCATCCGGTATTGGGATGATGAGGCGGGTGCCGTTTATTATTCGGCCCGCAGTGGTGATACTCACCTGATCGACATGCTGGCCGTTGAATTGCATCACTTGCTTCGTTTGCGGCCCATGACCGAGCGGCAACTCTTGGAAGCGCTTGCCGACGCTGTCGAGCCGGGCCATGATATTGAGGCGGCCTCTCATCTGCATGAGAATCTGGTGCGGCTTCAAGGTATCGGGTTGCTGATCGAGTCGATCGATTGA
- a CDS encoding HprK-related kinase A, which produces MKVSDISEASLRDLIRHGELLLQISPFVTRIRSDVHKVAREIASMYGDFAVCSPDTFADFHVEVALESGLRRWVNPLARFAFDGKRAFVPLPAEQAFPMIEWGLNWCVAAHAHQYLIIHAAVVEKGGRAAVLPAPPGSGKSTLCAGLVNRGWRLLSDELALYDFATGLIYGMARPVNLKNASIGVIQAFAPDAVFTPPVPDTAKGTVALMRPPTLSVQRATEPAKPAWVVLPKYQANSDALLCSHDKAQAFMLVAEQSFNYDIHGVRGFNAVADLLDQCASYRFSYSNLDDAVRVFDQLAADLNP; this is translated from the coding sequence TTGAAGGTTTCCGATATTTCCGAGGCCAGCCTGCGGGATCTGATCAGGCACGGCGAGTTGCTGTTGCAAATCTCGCCGTTCGTGACCCGTATCCGCTCCGATGTGCACAAGGTTGCCAGGGAAATCGCCTCCATGTATGGCGATTTCGCCGTCTGCTCGCCGGATACCTTTGCTGATTTCCATGTCGAGGTGGCGCTGGAGTCTGGGTTGCGGCGCTGGGTCAATCCGTTGGCACGGTTTGCCTTCGACGGCAAGCGTGCATTTGTGCCCCTGCCCGCCGAACAGGCCTTTCCCATGATCGAGTGGGGCTTGAATTGGTGCGTCGCCGCGCATGCCCATCAATACTTGATCATTCATGCCGCGGTCGTCGAGAAGGGCGGCCGTGCTGCCGTGCTACCGGCGCCGCCGGGATCCGGCAAGAGTACGCTGTGCGCTGGCCTGGTCAATCGGGGTTGGCGTTTGCTGTCGGATGAGTTGGCTCTGTACGACTTTGCCACGGGTCTGATCTACGGCATGGCGCGGCCTGTCAATTTGAAGAACGCCTCGATTGGCGTAATCCAGGCATTTGCGCCGGATGCTGTGTTCACACCCCCCGTACCGGACACCGCGAAGGGTACGGTTGCGCTGATGCGACCGCCGACCCTCAGCGTGCAGCGCGCCACCGAGCCTGCGAAACCAGCCTGGGTGGTGCTGCCTAAATATCAGGCAAATTCCGATGCACTGCTGTGCTCGCATGACAAGGCGCAAGCCTTCATGCTGGTGGCGGAGCAGTCGTTCAACTATGACATTCATGGCGTGCGCGGATTCAATGCCGTTGCTGATTTGCTCGATCAGTGCGCCAGCTATCGTTTCAGCTACAGCAACCTCGATGACGCTGTGCGCGTATTCGACCAGCTGGCGGCCGACTTGAACCCATGA
- a CDS encoding nucleotidyltransferase family protein, giving the protein MITQARQSLVAQALIAPESLTQLSALQWDLLVRQARRANLLAKLALLLDDCGRLAGVPSAARLHLQAALRIAERQQVALRWEVECIRRALADVPLPVILLKGAAYAMAGLPASRGRMFADVDVLVPRALIAKVESALTIHGWRGEDMDAYDQHYYRAWMHEIPPMRHMRRSTSIDVHHTILPEIARSRVNTAALFQGVTPIPGHPGVEILQPTDMLLHSAAHLFHEGELENGLRDLFDLDGLLRDFGRDAGFWAELVPRAKVLGLARPLYYALRYTSAMLNTPVPPGVLAASAVAGQPSRLQLALMDACYVRALQPMHGSCDRRGTWLARLALYVRSHWLRMPLHLLSYHLLRKALKSAKPIAADAQHMGVPPRPVGDDQVPRA; this is encoded by the coding sequence ATGATCACGCAAGCAAGGCAAAGCCTGGTTGCGCAGGCCCTGATCGCTCCGGAAAGCCTGACGCAGTTGTCGGCGCTGCAGTGGGATTTGCTGGTGCGGCAAGCCAGGCGAGCCAATCTGCTGGCCAAGCTGGCGTTGCTGCTTGACGATTGCGGGCGCTTGGCCGGTGTGCCGTCGGCCGCCAGGCTGCACTTGCAGGCTGCTTTGCGCATCGCGGAGCGCCAGCAGGTGGCGCTTCGCTGGGAGGTCGAATGTATTCGGCGGGCGCTGGCCGATGTCCCGTTGCCGGTGATCTTGCTCAAAGGTGCGGCCTACGCCATGGCCGGCTTGCCTGCCTCAAGGGGGCGCATGTTTGCCGATGTGGATGTACTCGTGCCTCGAGCCTTGATCGCCAAGGTGGAGAGTGCGCTCACCATACACGGTTGGCGTGGTGAGGACATGGACGCCTACGACCAGCACTACTACCGCGCATGGATGCATGAAATTCCGCCCATGCGGCATATGAGGCGCAGCACCAGCATTGATGTGCATCACACCATTCTTCCCGAGATAGCTCGGAGCAGGGTGAACACGGCCGCGCTGTTCCAGGGGGTAACGCCGATACCGGGGCACCCTGGGGTCGAAATCCTGCAGCCCACCGACATGCTGCTGCACAGTGCCGCGCATCTGTTCCATGAAGGCGAGCTGGAGAATGGCTTGCGCGATCTGTTTGACCTTGATGGCCTGCTGAGAGACTTTGGTCGGGATGCCGGCTTTTGGGCGGAGCTGGTGCCACGTGCCAAAGTGCTGGGGCTGGCGAGGCCGCTGTACTACGCCTTGCGCTACACCAGCGCCATGCTCAACACGCCCGTGCCGCCTGGTGTGTTGGCGGCAAGCGCTGTGGCAGGCCAGCCCTCTAGGCTGCAGTTGGCCCTGATGGATGCATGCTATGTCCGTGCGCTGCAGCCGATGCACGGCAGTTGCGATCGGCGCGGCACCTGGTTGGCCCGGTTGGCGCTGTACGTTCGTTCGCATTGGTTGCGAATGCCTTTGCATCTGCTCAGCTATCACCTGCTTCGCAAGGCATTGAAGTCCGCCAAACCGATTGCTGCTGACGCGCAACACATGGGTGTGCCCCCAAGGCCGGTCGGCGATGACCAAGTGCCTCGGGCCTAG
- a CDS encoding low molecular weight protein-tyrosine-phosphatase, translated as MTRVLMVCAANICRSPIASVVATTLAQAQDRPRSPLARLWRRNATPRFQSAGIFAGAVGEKTDARAQQVLKQRGYAPSKERSRRIKSKDFIDFDLILAMDQSVLAELRRQCPAEHQRKLKLFLDLVPSMSGQDIPDPYYGSLQGFERVLDLCELGAKALLQAIKARDPRT; from the coding sequence ATGACTAGAGTGCTGATGGTGTGTGCGGCCAACATCTGCCGATCGCCGATCGCCAGTGTGGTGGCGACAACACTGGCACAAGCGCAGGACCGCCCTCGCTCGCCCCTGGCGCGCCTGTGGCGCCGAAATGCCACACCGAGATTCCAATCAGCAGGCATATTTGCCGGCGCCGTCGGCGAGAAAACCGATGCGCGCGCTCAGCAGGTTCTGAAGCAACGAGGCTACGCGCCCAGCAAAGAGCGCTCGCGGCGCATCAAGTCGAAGGACTTCATCGACTTCGACTTGATACTCGCCATGGATCAGAGCGTGTTGGCTGAGTTGCGGCGCCAATGCCCAGCCGAACACCAGCGCAAACTGAAGTTGTTTCTCGACCTGGTGCCCAGCATGAGCGGCCAAGACATTCCAGACCCGTACTACGGCAGCCTGCAGGGTTTCGAGCGGGTGCTGGACTTGTGCGAGCTCGGCGCCAAGGCCTTGCTGCAGGCCATCAAGGCCCGGGATCCCCGCACCTAG
- a CDS encoding EDSAP-1 family PEP-CTERM protein: MKQKLLAVLIASIAPLMAVPAHAGAVAIANMNVTALGFLNPPGGLALTITNESRTGNASADYNNVTAGGVGPGSGGVSGATTLDIGYRCAGDCATAAGLYNGTSGGLENATNHIAVPGQANYALGDMRISGTAIGGSIQGLTRADAVATGPTNHGSANATIKNGGNISGTFTVGTTFSSAIVVGVDAFLQSWVDPLNGSAEHASADAGYGWNITIKQGNTVLISFAPSELNKSFFSSGASENDSFAYTGLLSSTAATFVKGTTYSFSINQSSNAAITDIPEPTSIALIGIALLGAGAVTRRRMK, encoded by the coding sequence ATGAAACAAAAGCTGCTTGCAGTACTGATCGCTTCCATTGCGCCCCTGATGGCTGTGCCTGCACACGCAGGTGCTGTTGCCATCGCCAACATGAACGTCACGGCCCTGGGCTTCCTGAACCCCCCGGGCGGCCTGGCACTGACCATCACCAATGAAAGCCGCACTGGCAACGCCAGCGCCGACTACAACAATGTGACCGCCGGTGGTGTTGGCCCGGGCAGCGGTGGCGTTTCTGGCGCCACCACGCTGGACATCGGCTATCGTTGCGCTGGCGACTGCGCCACGGCTGCTGGCCTGTACAACGGCACCTCGGGTGGCCTCGAGAACGCCACCAACCACATCGCCGTCCCCGGCCAAGCCAACTATGCCTTGGGCGACATGCGCATTTCGGGTACGGCGATCGGCGGCTCGATCCAAGGCCTGACCCGCGCTGATGCGGTGGCCACCGGCCCGACGAATCATGGCAGCGCCAACGCGACCATCAAGAATGGTGGCAACATTTCCGGCACCTTCACCGTCGGTACGACCTTCTCCAGCGCCATCGTGGTGGGCGTGGATGCCTTCCTGCAGTCCTGGGTTGACCCGCTGAACGGCAGCGCCGAGCATGCTTCGGCCGATGCTGGCTACGGCTGGAATATCACGATCAAGCAAGGCAACACCGTGCTGATCAGCTTCGCTCCGAGCGAGCTGAACAAGAGCTTCTTCTCCAGCGGCGCGTCCGAGAACGACTCTTTCGCGTACACCGGACTGCTGTCGTCTACTGCAGCCACGTTCGTGAAGGGCACGACCTACTCGTTCTCGATCAACCAGTCGTCCAATGCTGCGATCACTGACATTCCTGAACCCACGAGCATTGCCCTGATTGGTATTGCCCTGCTGGGCGCCGGTGCTGTTACGCGCCGCCGCATGAAGTAA
- a CDS encoding FAD-binding oxidoreductase, which yields MSTNLDAAVAEWQNLLSPDQVLLGQAVMQAYGKDASGVSRQIPAALRILASDLLPQVMRIAHHYRIPVYPLSTGRNWGYGSAMPAQDGCVIIDLGALQGILHFDAELGVVTVEPGVTQGMLAKFLDDGGHDFLVPVTGAGPDCSLLGNALERGYGVTPYVDHFGAVTDIEAVLADGSTYRSALHEAGNADLAHLFKWGIGPYLNGLFTQSGFGVVTRISILLARRPECVKVCLFSLKDDALLEPAIERIRHILRSLPGTVGAVNLMNRHRVLAMSVPYPLSKLGQDGVIPEALVEAMGRQSQILPWTGFGTLYGSHRMVKAAQKEIRAALRGVASRVLFLTATEAGWVARASRWIPGSWAARLSTTTALLAKSVELVEGRPNETALPLAYWRNPTPFSGASRHPSRDDCGLIWYAPLVPMRPQGVRSFVEMVKEVAPRHRIEPLITLTTLSDKLFDSTVPLIFDRGDASALQHAKDCYQDLLQRGSALGSYPYRLGIDALQAYSLGHPLSGAMSNKLRQALDEHDILSPGRYR from the coding sequence ATGTCAACAAATTTGGATGCCGCTGTGGCCGAGTGGCAAAACCTGCTGAGTCCGGATCAGGTTCTACTCGGTCAAGCCGTGATGCAAGCATATGGCAAGGACGCCAGCGGGGTGAGTCGGCAGATTCCAGCTGCCTTGCGCATTCTGGCTTCCGACCTGCTTCCACAGGTGATGCGCATTGCACACCATTACCGCATACCGGTATATCCCCTGAGTACGGGGCGCAATTGGGGCTACGGCAGTGCCATGCCCGCGCAGGACGGCTGCGTGATCATCGACCTGGGCGCCCTTCAAGGCATCCTGCACTTTGACGCCGAGCTGGGCGTAGTCACCGTTGAGCCGGGCGTCACCCAGGGCATGCTGGCCAAATTCCTGGACGATGGCGGCCATGACTTTCTGGTGCCGGTCACTGGGGCGGGGCCGGATTGCAGCCTGCTCGGCAACGCCCTGGAGCGTGGCTATGGGGTCACACCCTATGTCGACCATTTTGGCGCAGTGACTGATATTGAAGCCGTGCTGGCAGATGGCAGCACCTACCGCAGTGCCCTGCATGAAGCGGGCAATGCAGATCTGGCTCATTTGTTCAAATGGGGAATCGGCCCCTATCTGAACGGATTGTTCACCCAAAGCGGCTTTGGAGTCGTCACGCGCATCAGTATTTTGCTGGCTCGGCGACCGGAATGCGTCAAAGTGTGCCTATTCAGTTTGAAGGACGATGCGCTGCTGGAGCCGGCTATTGAACGCATTCGTCACATACTCCGCAGCCTGCCCGGAACGGTAGGCGCCGTGAATCTGATGAATCGGCATCGGGTACTGGCCATGTCCGTACCTTATCCCTTGAGTAAATTGGGCCAGGATGGGGTGATCCCGGAGGCACTTGTCGAGGCCATGGGACGGCAATCCCAGATCTTGCCTTGGACGGGGTTTGGCACGCTGTACGGCAGCCACAGAATGGTAAAAGCGGCACAGAAGGAGATTCGCGCTGCGCTGCGCGGCGTCGCCAGCCGGGTCCTGTTCCTGACGGCGACTGAAGCCGGGTGGGTGGCCCGAGCGTCACGATGGATCCCCGGCTCTTGGGCTGCACGGCTGAGCACCACCACCGCCCTGCTGGCCAAGTCGGTGGAATTGGTGGAGGGGCGCCCCAACGAAACAGCGTTGCCGCTGGCTTACTGGCGCAACCCAACCCCCTTCAGCGGCGCATCGCGACACCCTTCCCGCGATGATTGCGGCCTGATCTGGTACGCACCCTTGGTGCCGATGCGGCCACAGGGAGTCCGCAGCTTCGTTGAAATGGTCAAGGAGGTGGCGCCGCGCCACCGCATAGAGCCCCTCATCACCCTCACCACGCTGAGCGACAAGCTGTTCGACAGCACCGTGCCCCTGATTTTTGACCGTGGCGATGCAAGCGCACTCCAACATGCCAAGGACTGCTATCAGGATTTGCTGCAGCGCGGCAGCGCATTGGGCAGCTATCCCTACCGCCTCGGCATCGATGCCCTGCAGGCATATTCGCTCGGGCACCCACTGTCCGGCGCCATGAGCAACAAGTTGCGTCAAGCACTGGATGAGCACGACATCCTGTCCCCCGGACGCTACCGCTGA
- a CDS encoding XrtA/PEP-CTERM system exopolysaccharide export protein, with product MVAVLSACASGGSKYPAAPVSAAASDYNYIIGPGDNINIIVWRNPELSLSVPVRPDGKVSAPLVDELVAQGKTSAEVARDIEKQLGKYVRDPVVTVIVTGFVGPYSEQIRVVGEAAKPQFLPYKQKMTLLDVMIAVGGLTDFAAGNDATILRSADGNKQYSVRIKDLIKRGDVSANVEMRPGDILIIPQSLF from the coding sequence ATGGTTGCAGTGCTGTCAGCGTGCGCCAGTGGCGGATCGAAATATCCTGCTGCGCCGGTGTCGGCCGCGGCCTCGGATTACAACTATATTATTGGTCCCGGCGATAATATAAATATTATTGTCTGGCGCAATCCGGAGTTGTCGCTGTCTGTGCCTGTTCGGCCTGACGGCAAAGTGTCGGCGCCCCTGGTTGACGAGCTTGTGGCACAGGGAAAAACCTCCGCCGAAGTGGCTCGCGACATCGAAAAGCAGCTTGGAAAGTATGTACGCGATCCCGTCGTGACGGTGATCGTCACGGGTTTTGTCGGCCCCTACAGCGAGCAGATTCGCGTCGTCGGCGAAGCGGCGAAACCCCAGTTTCTGCCCTACAAACAGAAAATGACGCTGCTGGATGTCATGATTGCCGTGGGTGGGTTGACTGATTTTGCGGCAGGCAATGACGCCACCATATTGCGCAGTGCCGATGGCAATAAGCAGTATTCGGTGCGCATCAAGGATTTGATCAAGCGAGGCGACGTTTCGGCCAATGTTGAAATGCGCCCGGGCGACATTTTGATCATTCCGCAAAGTTTGTTCTGA
- a CDS encoding XrtA system polysaccharide chain length determinant, which yields MELLISQILAIARRMWKYRWPGLMIAWVMAVIGVAVVFRVPDRYEASARIYVDTQSILKPLMSGLAVQPNVGEQVTMLSRTLISRPNVEKLIRMADLDLKSQSKMDQEALIESLTKTLSIQSAGRDNLYTLAYRDSEPEAAKRVIQSLVSIFIESSLGASRKDTATAATFLNEQIKGYEAKLEEAETRLKEFRLRNISMMAGDGKDSASRLTEMSAQLDRAKLELREAMNARDAAKAQLDGEKSRNASVATQSLLQESAISISTPEIDARLESQRRNLDALLQRYTEQHPDIIATRKLIKELEEQKRKETLEARKAAMAAPMGTGPSNTSMAYQEISRLLATTEVQVAGLRARVDEYSARYAQALNQMKTAPQLEAEGAQLNRDYAIHKKNYEDLVARRESAAMSGDLEVASGVADFRLIDPPRVSPQPVSPNRLLLIPVALVFALASGLFSAFAASQLRPVFHEASEVRQRTELPLLGVVSLVMSDESKRRERVDVIRFSIGVGSLVGLFAIGMTVMFLLTRQAG from the coding sequence ATGGAATTACTGATCAGTCAAATCCTCGCTATCGCCCGGCGCATGTGGAAATACCGCTGGCCGGGGCTCATGATCGCCTGGGTGATGGCAGTCATTGGGGTGGCCGTGGTGTTTCGTGTGCCTGACCGCTACGAGGCCAGTGCCCGTATCTATGTGGACACGCAATCGATCCTCAAGCCTTTGATGTCGGGTCTGGCAGTCCAGCCCAATGTCGGTGAGCAGGTGACCATGCTGAGCCGCACCTTGATCAGCCGACCCAATGTGGAAAAGCTGATACGCATGGCGGATCTGGATTTGAAGAGCCAGTCCAAGATGGATCAGGAGGCCTTGATCGAGAGCTTGACCAAGACGCTCTCGATCCAAAGTGCCGGCCGGGACAATCTGTATACCCTGGCCTATCGCGACTCCGAGCCCGAGGCGGCCAAGCGCGTGATCCAGTCTCTCGTTTCCATCTTCATCGAGTCGAGCTTGGGGGCCAGCCGCAAGGACACGGCCACCGCGGCGACTTTTTTGAATGAGCAGATCAAGGGTTACGAGGCCAAACTGGAGGAGGCGGAAACGCGCCTGAAAGAATTTCGCCTCCGCAACATCAGCATGATGGCCGGCGATGGCAAGGATTCGGCCTCGCGCTTGACGGAAATGAGCGCCCAGCTGGACCGTGCCAAGCTGGAACTGCGAGAGGCCATGAACGCGCGCGACGCGGCCAAGGCCCAGCTCGACGGCGAAAAATCCCGAAACGCCAGCGTTGCCACTCAGAGCCTGTTGCAAGAGTCCGCGATTTCGATTTCCACGCCCGAGATCGATGCTCGGCTGGAGTCGCAACGCCGCAACCTGGACGCCCTGTTGCAGCGCTACACCGAGCAGCATCCGGACATCATTGCGACCCGCAAGCTGATCAAGGAGCTGGAGGAGCAGAAGCGCAAGGAGACGCTCGAGGCGCGCAAGGCCGCCATGGCTGCCCCGATGGGGACGGGCCCGAGCAACACCAGCATGGCCTATCAGGAGATCAGCCGCCTGCTGGCAACGACCGAAGTTCAGGTCGCCGGCTTGCGGGCACGCGTGGATGAGTATTCAGCGCGCTACGCCCAGGCGCTGAATCAGATGAAAACGGCCCCCCAGCTCGAGGCCGAGGGCGCGCAGCTGAATCGGGACTATGCGATTCACAAGAAGAACTATGAGGACCTGGTGGCCCGCCGCGAATCGGCCGCCATGTCGGGCGATCTGGAGGTGGCATCGGGTGTTGCGGATTTCCGTTTGATCGATCCGCCACGGGTGTCGCCGCAGCCAGTGTCGCCCAATCGCCTGCTGCTGATACCCGTCGCCCTGGTGTTTGCCTTGGCCTCGGGCCTGTTCTCGGCTTTTGCCGCGAGTCAGTTGCGCCCGGTTTTCCACGAGGCCAGCGAAGTGCGTCAGCGCACTGAACTGCCGTTGCTGGGCGTCGTGTCCTTGGTGATGAGTGACGAGTCCAAGCGTCGTGAACGGGTCGATGTGATTCGGTTCTCTATCGGTGTCGGCAGCCTGGTGGGCCTTTTCGCCATCGGAATGACGGTCATGTTTTTGCTCACCAGGCAGGCGGGTTGA
- a CDS encoding XrtA-associated tyrosine autokinase: MSSLIEQAAQRLEQLRQAGVDVPASSSPQAPEPTQVVQPPASPAHVPDTVVSSRHVDLDLEALAAASILTPNAPRSHMADQYRVIKRPLIKNAMGKGASILNHANLIMVTSALAGEGKSFTSINLAMSIAAELDNTVMLVDADVARPSVLRVLGLPPGPGLLDLLEQTADMSSVLLRTNVDKLTILPSGTPHPRATELLASDAMSQLLEDMASRYPDRIIIFDSPPLLLTTESRVLASHMGQIVVVVHADKTKQSDVQHALSTIESCPVKMMLLNQARTESSGGYGYGYGYGYGYGNEKQEA; the protein is encoded by the coding sequence ATGAGTAGTTTGATAGAACAAGCAGCGCAACGGCTGGAGCAACTTCGGCAGGCCGGTGTCGATGTGCCTGCATCAAGCAGCCCACAGGCGCCCGAACCTACCCAAGTCGTTCAGCCTCCGGCAAGCCCTGCGCATGTGCCGGATACCGTCGTCAGTTCCAGGCATGTGGACCTTGACTTGGAGGCCTTGGCCGCCGCTAGCATCCTGACACCCAATGCGCCACGTTCGCACATGGCTGACCAGTACCGCGTGATCAAGCGGCCGCTGATCAAGAATGCGATGGGCAAGGGGGCGTCGATACTCAATCATGCCAACCTCATCATGGTCACAAGCGCCCTGGCCGGGGAAGGCAAGAGCTTCACGTCCATCAACCTGGCCATGAGCATTGCGGCTGAACTGGACAATACGGTGATGCTGGTGGACGCCGATGTGGCGCGGCCATCCGTGCTGCGCGTGCTGGGCCTGCCGCCCGGGCCTGGGTTGCTCGATCTACTGGAGCAGACGGCCGATATGTCCAGCGTGCTGTTGCGCACCAATGTCGACAAGCTGACGATACTGCCCAGTGGCACGCCTCACCCCCGTGCAACCGAATTGCTGGCCAGTGATGCGATGAGCCAATTGCTGGAGGACATGGCCAGCCGCTACCCGGACCGTATCATCATTTTTGACTCGCCTCCGCTGCTATTGACCACAGAGTCTCGCGTGCTGGCCTCGCATATGGGGCAGATCGTGGTGGTTGTGCATGCCGACAAGACCAAGCAGTCCGATGTCCAGCACGCGCTGTCCACGATCGAGTCCTGCCCGGTCAAGATGATGCTGCTCAACCAGGCCCGCACCGAGTCCTCGGGAGGCTATGGCTACGGATATGGATACGGCTACGGGTATGGGAATGAAAAGCAAGAGGCCTGA
- a CDS encoding TIGR03016 family PEP-CTERM system-associated outer membrane protein, with the protein MRSAALLVAAQTGLGRNTLTACAVSALLGMPGGTWAQDAPSLDAAAPRSYALTPRLSTTATVTNNISHLGEGVVDGALVIQLSPGLRFSSNAGRLRGFVDYALSGVSYIKSPVRGEFQNALTAALTAEAVENWAYVDFSSSITQQAISAFGPQTVGNGLGDVNRAEVWSANLSPNVRGNLGNVARYNARLNLGMTNTRKSALADAHNSALQLSVGGLSGRSLLNWSLESSLQRQTFKLGRHTENDSARGVLQFAAHDDLQLIANAGVESNNLQSSGREQHSTYGLGLNWTPTERTKLSMQRDHRFFGEAHSISFEHRMARSIWRFTDSKDVSNNTGQSGGTSSSSPGTNYELYYGLYASLVPDPVQRQAYVLDYLRSVGLNPSASPVGGFLSSAVSVVRRRELSLALTGVRDTVTILATRTENRRLDSLSQVQDDLSNSARVSQTGLIFSLSHRLTPQASANLTLSQQKTAGVLATQSSTMRSILANWSASLGARTSLSLGARYVVFKATVNPYNEKALFANLNRQF; encoded by the coding sequence TTGCGTTCGGCCGCCTTGCTGGTGGCGGCTCAAACGGGATTGGGTCGCAACACGCTGACTGCCTGTGCCGTTAGCGCGCTGCTCGGGATGCCCGGTGGCACTTGGGCTCAGGACGCACCGAGCCTGGATGCAGCTGCACCGCGCAGTTACGCACTGACGCCGCGTCTCTCAACCACGGCGACGGTCACCAACAACATCAGTCACCTGGGCGAAGGCGTCGTTGACGGTGCCCTGGTCATTCAGCTCAGCCCGGGCCTGAGGTTCAGCAGCAACGCGGGTCGCCTGCGCGGTTTTGTTGACTATGCCTTGAGTGGCGTCAGCTATATCAAAAGCCCGGTGCGCGGCGAGTTCCAGAACGCCCTGACTGCCGCGTTGACGGCCGAGGCCGTAGAGAACTGGGCCTATGTGGACTTCAGCAGCAGCATCACTCAGCAAGCGATTTCCGCGTTTGGTCCCCAGACCGTGGGCAATGGCCTCGGTGATGTCAACCGCGCCGAGGTATGGAGCGCCAATCTGTCCCCCAATGTACGCGGCAATCTGGGTAACGTGGCACGCTACAACGCTCGCCTGAACCTCGGCATGACCAACACACGCAAATCGGCGTTGGCCGATGCCCACAACTCGGCTTTGCAACTGAGTGTCGGCGGCCTGAGTGGGCGGTCCTTGCTGAACTGGTCTCTGGAAAGCTCGCTGCAGCGCCAGACATTCAAGTTGGGTCGCCATACCGAGAATGACTCCGCACGAGGCGTGCTGCAATTTGCAGCGCATGACGATCTGCAACTGATTGCCAATGCCGGCGTCGAGTCCAACAACCTGCAAAGCTCGGGGCGCGAGCAGCACAGCACCTATGGTCTGGGCTTGAACTGGACGCCCACCGAACGCACCAAGTTGTCGATGCAGCGCGATCACCGCTTCTTTGGCGAGGCGCACAGCATTTCCTTCGAGCACCGTATGGCCCGTTCGATCTGGCGCTTCACAGACTCCAAGGACGTTTCCAACAACACCGGGCAGAGCGGCGGTACGTCCTCCTCCAGTCCGGGGACAAACTACGAGCTCTACTACGGGCTCTATGCCTCGCTGGTGCCGGACCCCGTTCAGCGCCAAGCCTATGTACTGGACTATCTGCGCAGTGTCGGACTGAACCCTTCCGCCAGCCCGGTGGGTGGTTTCCTGAGTTCGGCCGTGTCGGTGGTGCGGCGCCGGGAGCTTTCGCTGGCTTTGACTGGCGTACGCGACACGGTGACTATTCTCGCCACGAGAACCGAGAACCGCCGCCTTGACAGCCTGAGCCAGGTGCAAGACGACCTGAGCAATTCAGCCCGGGTATCGCAGACAGGGCTGATTTTCAGCCTTTCGCACCGGCTCACGCCGCAGGCCTCGGCGAACCTGACCCTGTCGCAACAAAAGACGGCAGGCGTCCTGGCGACGCAGTCATCAACGATGCGATCGATCCTTGCAAATTGGTCGGCCAGTCTTGGGGCACGTACTTCGTTGTCGCTGGGTGCACGCTACGTGGTGTTCAAGGCCACCGTGAACCCGTATAACGAAAAAGCCCTGTTCGCTAACCTCAATCGGCAGTTCTGA